A section of the Gemmatimonadaceae bacterium genome encodes:
- a CDS encoding NADP-dependent oxidoreductase, with translation MKAIVVMDQTAGTAGMELTERPTPQAAINDVIIQVHASGFVPTELTWPSTWTDRVGRQRTPSIPGHEMAGVVTALGYGTTGLSVGQRVFGLADWYRDGTLAEFLAIEARNIAPLPGDVDFTVGASLPISGLTAWQGLFQLGRLEAGQSVLAHGAAGAVGSMVTQLARLAGAYVIGTGRVADRQKTLDLGAQEFIDLEHDRLEDVGGVDLVFDVIGGDIGKRSARLIRPGGTLVSIVGPVEARPVDGLAIDFVVEADRGQLNEIVQRVRDGRLRTNIGAVAPLGDAVATFNSTKRRSGKPVIRVRP, from the coding sequence ATGAAGGCAATCGTGGTGATGGACCAGACTGCAGGCACGGCCGGGATGGAATTGACGGAGCGGCCCACACCGCAGGCAGCAATCAACGACGTCATTATCCAGGTTCATGCATCGGGCTTCGTCCCCACCGAACTGACGTGGCCGTCGACCTGGACCGATCGCGTCGGTCGCCAGCGCACACCGTCGATCCCGGGACACGAGATGGCCGGCGTGGTCACAGCCCTCGGTTACGGCACGACGGGTTTGTCGGTCGGACAGCGCGTGTTCGGGCTCGCGGACTGGTATCGCGACGGCACCCTTGCCGAGTTTCTGGCGATCGAAGCGCGCAACATCGCGCCGCTCCCGGGCGACGTCGACTTCACGGTGGGTGCCAGTCTGCCGATCTCAGGCCTTACCGCATGGCAGGGATTGTTTCAGCTCGGACGCCTCGAGGCGGGGCAGAGCGTCCTCGCGCACGGCGCGGCTGGCGCAGTCGGGTCGATGGTCACGCAACTCGCGCGATTGGCGGGCGCGTATGTCATCGGCACCGGACGCGTGGCAGACCGGCAGAAGACGCTCGACTTGGGCGCGCAGGAGTTCATCGACCTCGAGCACGACAGGCTCGAGGACGTCGGCGGCGTCGACCTCGTGTTCGATGTCATTGGCGGCGACATTGGGAAGCGGTCCGCGCGACTGATCCGACCCGGCGGAACGTTGGTGTCGATCGTCGGGCCGGTCGAGGCGCGGCCCGTCGACGGATTGGCGATCGACTTCGTCGTCGAGGCCGATCGTGGCCAACTGAACGAGATCGTGCAGCGCGTGCGGGACGGACGGCTGCGGACCAACATCGGTGCCGTCGCGCCCCTCGGCGATGCGGTCGCCACGTTCAATTCGACCAAGCGGCGGTCGGGGAAACCCGTCATTCGCGTGCGCCCGTAA
- a CDS encoding PadR family transcriptional regulator, producing the protein MPRDDAAGGRGPLGAGTLEMLILKSLSAAPMHGYAIAQHIERLSQDVLSVEQGSLYPALERLQVKGWVTSRWGPTPTGRQARYYTITAAGRKQLGERTAEYKRIALAVGRVMRGA; encoded by the coding sequence ATGCCGCGCGACGATGCCGCGGGCGGCCGTGGGCCGCTCGGCGCCGGAACCCTGGAGATGCTGATCCTCAAGTCGCTGAGCGCCGCGCCGATGCACGGCTACGCGATCGCGCAGCACATCGAGCGGCTCTCGCAGGATGTGCTCTCCGTCGAGCAAGGGTCGCTCTACCCGGCGCTCGAGCGGCTGCAAGTGAAAGGATGGGTCACCTCCAGGTGGGGACCGACGCCCACCGGCCGCCAGGCGCGCTACTACACCATCACCGCCGCCGGCCGCAAACAGCTCGGCGAACGCACGGCGGAGTACAAACGCATCGCGCTCGCCGTCGGGCGCGTGATGCGCGGCGCCTAA
- a CDS encoding carboxymuconolactone decarboxylase family protein, producing MTRRVDYSHIAPGAVHAMKALQQYTQSSGLEHSLLELVKLRASQLNGCAYCLDMHSKDARVAGETEQRIYVLSAWRDAPFYTPRERAALAWTEAVTLIPGGVSDELFASAREHFDEKELVDLTLAIITINGWNRLSISFGTEVGSYQPRQAHTLAGASASEHR from the coding sequence ATGACACGTCGAGTCGACTATTCGCACATCGCGCCCGGCGCGGTGCATGCGATGAAGGCATTGCAACAGTACACGCAAAGCTCAGGGCTCGAGCATTCGCTCCTCGAGCTGGTGAAGCTCCGCGCTTCGCAACTCAACGGCTGCGCGTACTGCCTCGACATGCACTCCAAGGATGCGCGCGTCGCGGGCGAGACGGAGCAACGCATTTATGTGCTGAGTGCGTGGCGCGACGCACCGTTCTACACGCCCCGCGAGCGTGCGGCGCTCGCGTGGACGGAAGCCGTGACGCTCATCCCCGGCGGCGTCTCCGACGAGCTGTTTGCGAGCGCGCGCGAGCATTTCGACGAGAAGGAACTGGTCGACCTCACGCTGGCGATCATTACGATCAACGGTTGGAACCGCCTCTCAATCAGTTTCGGCACGGAGGTAGGCAGCTACCAGCCGCGCCAGGCGCACACTCTCGCGGGAGCGAGCGCTTCGGAACATCGCTGA
- a CDS encoding (2Fe-2S)-binding protein produces the protein MSADSPSPVAAMYERLRALAPGWAVEVGRPMDGGWIRGDDFRDATTGPFSALLERIGARSRTDDRRTIAGSFALHFGWTSAMVIAPYLRFGCVPDCALENIAVRFNRSAYVDATAVYEARGTVAAAHPSAAQGSMRVVPDEAALLRTLRDGLAAQGAPVVDALYRWSGFAERASWGVLTSLWATHFIAFWPDHDDQRPLARLLDAFFSGDDVVAEMRPAITPVASGAAVHLHLRRASCCRFYLVPGGGLCASCPLGAA, from the coding sequence GTGAGCGCCGACTCGCCATCGCCCGTGGCCGCCATGTACGAGCGGTTGCGGGCGCTCGCGCCCGGTTGGGCAGTGGAGGTCGGGCGCCCGATGGACGGGGGATGGATCCGCGGCGACGATTTTCGGGATGCCACGACCGGTCCGTTCAGCGCGCTGCTCGAGCGCATCGGGGCGCGTTCCCGGACGGATGATCGGCGGACCATCGCCGGCTCCTTCGCGCTCCACTTCGGTTGGACGTCTGCGATGGTGATCGCTCCGTATCTGCGATTCGGCTGCGTTCCCGATTGCGCGCTGGAGAACATCGCGGTGCGGTTCAACCGGTCGGCGTACGTGGATGCCACCGCCGTGTACGAAGCGCGAGGCACGGTGGCGGCGGCGCATCCGTCGGCAGCGCAGGGATCGATGCGAGTGGTGCCGGACGAGGCGGCGCTGCTCCGCACGCTGCGCGACGGGCTGGCGGCGCAAGGGGCGCCGGTGGTCGACGCGTTGTATCGCTGGTCCGGGTTTGCGGAGCGAGCGAGTTGGGGCGTGCTCACGTCGCTCTGGGCGACGCACTTCATCGCCTTCTGGCCGGATCACGATGATCAGCGGCCTCTGGCGCGATTGCTGGACGCGTTCTTTTCCGGCGACGATGTGGTCGCCGAGATGCGGCCGGCGATCACGCCGGTCGCATCGGGCGCGGCCGTGCATCTGCATCTGCGCCGCGCGAGCTGCTGTCGCTTCTACCTCGTTCCGGGCGGCGGGCTCTGCGCCAGCTGTCCGTTGGGCGCGGCGTGA
- a CDS encoding DUF542 domain-containing protein: MTPDNTNDTRCANTHGADRVSIAAGARPAHPNLDCSLSVNAVLARYPSTGPVFHRFGLDTCCGGRLSVADAARAANVDGETLCGALEEVIAA, from the coding sequence ATGACACCCGACAACACGAACGATACGAGGTGCGCCAATACGCATGGCGCCGATCGCGTTAGCATCGCTGCTGGCGCTCGACCTGCGCATCCGAATCTGGATTGTTCGCTGAGTGTGAACGCGGTGCTCGCGCGCTATCCGTCCACGGGCCCGGTCTTCCATCGCTTTGGACTCGACACGTGCTGCGGCGGCAGGTTGAGCGTTGCCGATGCCGCACGCGCCGCCAACGTCGACGGGGAAACTCTGTGCGGCGCGCTCGAGGAGGTCATCGCCGCCTAA
- a CDS encoding cytidylate kinase-like family protein: protein MRIAQTRLITVSREFGAGGSELAAAVGAQLGWPVLDQELIHRVAERLRCAHTTVEHLDEHPPSLAARIAAVLIMPQSEMISFPPATDVVTADRIAEATRAAIVEAGKSPPLVVVGHGAQCIFAGRDDALHVRVVAPVEARVERVMQRFGIDAAGAMTMLRRADADRQAYVQRHFHQNWRSELLYDVLINTGRVSIADAATIVVEAAARCERAGAGDARLTDAPGAPIARARDTAPGFRPQETAARYATGGAGDAPAQEA, encoded by the coding sequence GTGAGAATCGCGCAGACGCGTCTCATCACCGTCAGCCGGGAATTCGGGGCCGGAGGAAGCGAGCTGGCCGCCGCAGTAGGCGCTCAACTCGGCTGGCCGGTGCTGGATCAGGAGCTCATCCACCGCGTCGCGGAGCGCCTCCGGTGCGCCCACACCACGGTCGAGCACCTCGACGAGCATCCGCCGTCACTGGCAGCGCGCATCGCCGCCGTCCTCATCATGCCGCAGTCGGAGATGATTTCGTTTCCGCCGGCAACCGATGTAGTGACGGCGGATCGCATCGCCGAGGCCACGCGTGCCGCGATCGTCGAGGCCGGCAAGTCGCCGCCGTTAGTCGTCGTCGGGCACGGGGCGCAATGCATCTTCGCCGGCCGTGACGACGCGCTGCACGTTCGCGTCGTCGCTCCAGTGGAGGCGCGGGTCGAGCGGGTGATGCAGCGTTTCGGCATCGACGCTGCCGGCGCAATGACAATGCTGCGCCGCGCCGATGCCGACCGGCAGGCCTACGTCCAGCGGCACTTTCATCAGAACTGGCGGAGCGAGCTGCTCTACGACGTGCTCATCAACACGGGACGCGTGTCCATCGCGGACGCAGCGACCATCGTCGTCGAGGCCGCAGCCAGGTGCGAGCGCGCCGGCGCGGGCGACGCACGCCTAACGGACGCGCCCGGGGCTCCGATCGCCCGCGCCCGAGACACGGCGCCCGGGTTCCGGCCCCAGGAAACCGCGGCCCGCTATGCTACCGGCGGCGCCGGCGACGCTCCCGCGCAGGAAGCGTGA
- the ilvA gene encoding threonine ammonia-lyase produces MPTLADIQRARALIAATVVHTPLVPALALRDRVPAPLFLKLENLQRTGSFKDRGALNRLLALTTEERVRGVVTASAGNHAQAVAYHGARLGIPVQVVMPEHTPLIKVSNTRRFGADVRFHGATLDEAITEAKRLEREESRVLVHAFDDDRVIAGQGTIGLELLEQHANLTAVVVPIGGGGLISGIAIAIKEQRPSVRIFGVEAAAAPSALASRTAGHIVKLESADTLADGIAVKRVGERPFPLIERYVDDIVSVGEDEIAMAIHLLLEHEKVLAEGAGAVPLAALVADKLPIAKHDVVAMVLSGGNIDVNMVERIIARGLVTDGRLAMLAITVPDRPGNLARVTTLVAAAGANVLQLSHARAFADISVRDVEIVMQLETRGPEHVREVVRALEHHGFGVRRQ; encoded by the coding sequence ATGCCAACGCTCGCCGACATCCAGCGCGCCCGCGCGCTCATCGCTGCCACCGTCGTGCACACGCCGCTCGTACCCGCGCTCGCGCTCCGCGACCGCGTCCCTGCTCCGCTCTTTCTCAAGCTCGAAAACCTGCAGCGCACCGGATCGTTCAAGGATCGCGGTGCGTTGAACCGCCTCCTCGCGCTCACGACCGAGGAACGCGTGCGCGGCGTCGTCACCGCGAGCGCCGGCAACCACGCACAAGCCGTCGCCTACCACGGCGCGCGACTTGGTATTCCGGTGCAAGTCGTGATGCCCGAGCACACGCCGCTCATCAAGGTGTCGAACACTCGCCGGTTCGGTGCGGACGTGCGCTTTCATGGGGCGACGCTCGACGAGGCGATCACGGAAGCGAAGCGTCTCGAACGAGAGGAGTCGCGCGTCCTCGTGCACGCCTTCGACGACGACCGCGTGATCGCCGGCCAAGGTACGATCGGCCTCGAGTTGCTCGAGCAGCACGCGAACCTCACCGCAGTGGTCGTGCCGATTGGCGGCGGCGGTCTCATCTCGGGCATTGCCATCGCGATCAAAGAGCAGCGTCCGTCAGTAAGGATCTTCGGCGTGGAAGCCGCCGCGGCGCCGTCCGCACTCGCGTCGCGCACCGCCGGGCACATCGTAAAGCTCGAGTCTGCGGACACGCTCGCAGACGGCATCGCGGTGAAGCGTGTGGGCGAGCGGCCGTTTCCACTCATCGAGCGATACGTCGACGACATCGTGAGCGTAGGCGAGGACGAGATCGCGATGGCAATCCACCTGTTGCTCGAGCACGAGAAAGTGTTGGCCGAGGGCGCGGGTGCGGTCCCGCTCGCGGCGCTGGTTGCAGACAAGCTGCCGATCGCCAAGCACGATGTCGTCGCGATGGTACTCTCGGGCGGCAACATCGATGTCAACATGGTCGAGCGGATCATCGCCCGCGGCCTGGTCACTGACGGGCGGCTCGCGATGCTCGCCATCACGGTGCCGGATCGTCCAGGGAATCTCGCACGCGTGACCACGCTGGTGGCGGCCGCGGGCGCCAACGTGCTCCAGCTCTCGCACGCGCGCGCCTTCGCCGACATCTCGGTGCGAGACGTGGAGATCGTGATGCAGCTCGAGACCCGCGGGCCGGAGCACGTGCGAGAGGTCGTTCGCGCGCTCGAACACCACGGCTTCGGCGTACGCCGGCAATGA
- a CDS encoding ATP-binding protein: MHSLDIQALSQSASERGLSWAHFRSLVERLTDGITVQAPDGALVYANELGARLSGYSSPAELLAAPVGDYARNFDVMDQSGAPMRLEDLPGRRAIRDGEAHGILQVLERATGRRRWRDVKSFAMRDDAGRVEFVVNVIRDVTGSFESLRAAEARETIEARARDRAEFLSRVTALLNESLDCEQTLHHLAAMLVPKLADVCTIDLLDRRSGALRRVAVAHEHPAAVRWLLDARFPLDAAMPNDMPDVLRTTEPTVRTVQWHDGRAGHDAVCADGFELCRRLDGASAMFVPIRTAGRTVGVLTLVAPVSARFSDDDLAFATDIARGAGAAVERAELYADATERAQWLSRLQQLTVGLSRSATVADAIDTSTNLARQVFEADAVGLWRLSGDRRYLELCGTYGGTDASRRAAQLLPVEAELPPNAVLAFGEPLMLETPDAICERFPEMRDMVRVLRIGAIANAPVKVAGDIIGVLAFRYNSPRTFNADYVTAFSTFSKELGQALDRTRIHAELTDAKRSADEARKAAEAANGAKSAFLATMSHELRTPINAILGFTDLLQLGIGEDQQPARADYVQRIRKNTEHLLELINDILDLSKVEAGQLVIDSAESVAVDVIDEALAVVRHQANARGVELSAQCAPDTRYVGDPLRVRQVLLNLLSNGIKFTPAGGRVTLACAANGATTAFSVIDTGIGIDAKDLERIFEPFVQTAYVYTRESGGTGLGLAISRRLAQLMGGRLSVESVVGQGATFTLTLPARERRRRRR; encoded by the coding sequence GTGCACTCTCTCGATATCCAAGCATTGAGCCAGTCGGCGTCAGAGCGTGGGCTTTCGTGGGCGCATTTCCGGTCGCTCGTCGAACGGCTCACGGATGGGATCACCGTGCAGGCCCCCGACGGGGCACTGGTGTACGCCAATGAGCTCGGCGCGCGCCTGAGCGGATATTCGTCGCCCGCGGAGTTGTTGGCGGCGCCGGTCGGCGACTACGCTCGCAACTTCGACGTGATGGATCAGTCGGGTGCACCGATGCGTCTCGAGGATCTGCCGGGACGACGCGCGATCCGCGATGGAGAGGCGCACGGCATCCTTCAGGTCCTCGAGCGCGCAACCGGCCGGCGGCGCTGGAGGGACGTCAAGTCGTTCGCCATGCGCGACGATGCCGGACGCGTCGAGTTCGTCGTCAATGTCATCCGCGATGTAACGGGTTCGTTCGAGAGCCTGCGCGCAGCCGAGGCGCGAGAGACGATCGAGGCGCGCGCACGCGACCGCGCTGAATTTCTGTCGAGGGTGACGGCGCTCCTCAACGAGTCGCTCGACTGCGAGCAGACACTGCATCATCTGGCCGCCATGCTCGTGCCGAAGCTCGCGGACGTGTGCACCATCGACTTGCTCGATCGCCGGTCGGGCGCGCTGCGGCGCGTGGCGGTTGCCCACGAGCATCCGGCTGCGGTGCGCTGGTTGCTGGACGCGCGGTTCCCCCTCGACGCGGCGATGCCTAACGATATGCCCGATGTTCTGCGCACGACCGAGCCGACGGTGCGCACGGTGCAGTGGCATGACGGGCGGGCGGGGCACGATGCGGTGTGCGCCGATGGGTTTGAGCTGTGCCGCCGGCTCGACGGCGCGTCGGCCATGTTCGTCCCGATCCGAACGGCCGGCCGCACGGTGGGCGTCCTGACCCTGGTCGCGCCGGTGTCGGCGCGGTTCTCGGACGACGATCTCGCGTTTGCCACCGACATTGCGCGCGGTGCGGGCGCGGCGGTCGAGCGCGCGGAGCTGTACGCAGATGCGACCGAGCGCGCGCAATGGTTGTCGCGCCTGCAACAACTCACCGTTGGGCTTTCGCGCTCGGCCACGGTCGCCGATGCGATCGACACGTCGACGAACCTGGCGCGCCAGGTGTTCGAAGCGGACGCGGTCGGCCTGTGGCGTCTGAGCGGGGACCGCCGGTACCTCGAGCTGTGCGGCACGTACGGCGGCACCGACGCGTCGCGCCGGGCGGCGCAGCTCCTGCCGGTCGAAGCGGAGTTGCCGCCTAACGCTGTGCTCGCGTTCGGCGAGCCGCTGATGCTCGAGACGCCCGACGCGATCTGCGAGCGCTTTCCGGAGATGCGGGACATGGTGCGCGTGCTGCGCATCGGCGCCATTGCCAACGCGCCGGTGAAAGTCGCGGGAGACATCATCGGTGTGCTGGCGTTCCGCTACAATTCGCCGCGCACGTTCAACGCCGACTATGTGACGGCGTTCTCCACGTTCTCGAAAGAGCTCGGGCAGGCGCTCGACCGTACACGGATCCACGCCGAGTTGACGGACGCAAAACGCTCGGCCGACGAAGCGAGAAAGGCGGCGGAGGCGGCGAACGGCGCCAAATCCGCCTTCCTGGCCACGATGAGCCACGAGTTGCGCACGCCGATCAACGCGATTCTCGGATTCACCGATCTGCTCCAGCTCGGCATCGGCGAAGACCAGCAGCCGGCGCGCGCCGACTATGTCCAGCGGATCAGAAAGAATACCGAGCACCTGCTCGAGCTGATCAACGACATTCTCGACCTGTCGAAGGTGGAAGCGGGGCAGCTCGTCATCGACAGTGCCGAATCCGTGGCCGTCGATGTCATCGACGAGGCCTTGGCGGTCGTGCGGCACCAGGCGAACGCACGGGGCGTCGAGCTCTCCGCGCAGTGCGCGCCGGACACGCGCTACGTCGGCGATCCGCTGCGCGTGCGGCAGGTGCTGTTGAACCTCTTGTCTAACGGAATCAAGTTCACGCCGGCTGGCGGCCGCGTCACGCTTGCCTGCGCGGCGAACGGCGCGACGACGGCGTTCAGCGTCATCGACACCGGAATCGGCATCGACGCCAAAGATCTCGAGCGCATCTTCGAGCCGTTCGTCCAGACGGCGTACGTCTATACGCGCGAGTCTGGAGGGACCGGGCTGGGACTGGCGATCAGCCGCCGTCTTGCGCAGTTGATGGGCGGCCGGCTCAGCGTCGAGAGCGTCGTTGGGCAGGGAGCGACGTTCACGCTCACGCTTCCTGCGCGGGAGCGTCGCCGGCGCCGCCGGTAG
- a CDS encoding ABC transporter permease, with the protein MSRLDGLRYRLGALLHRSRRARDRAREMQFHLELDASQRAHAAHGSLSPRDAELAARRRFGNLTYLGEEARGMSAPVWLDTIERDVRFALRSMRRAPGITTVIALSLALGIGVNASIYSLIDAVLNRELPVKDPGALVIVGDPGNVYSRGHGTPDGKSYSYPLYLDVRGDARAFTGLAAVGEAGRVDARIGQRSAESEHPVGRMVSGNYFAVLGVGAALGRTFDSTADAPGAPPQATISYDYWVRRFGRDPAVAGRDIVVNGVRLTITGVAARGFTGDVVGQSTDLYLPVALNDRMHPNVPILRDRRMMWLLLIGRARPGLTLDEVRARTTPAVRSAVLAAATADELAEIKDRGLTIAFAPGARGLSGVRETFRAPLIALMLGVALLLCIVLVNVANVLLARGLARRREISLRLSLGAGHARVVRQLLTESAVLAVVSAALAVVVAWWGSRMLLLMAADGDAISLEVGPNAHVIAFTLAVSMASALAFGLMPALRASRVDLASVLRTTGRSIAHSARFGRTLIACQVALSLLLLVGASILTRSLVKTESQPLGFDRDHLIVADLDIATPGYASERLASAVHALHDRVSSVPGVARVTYSMLGIFSGSEWHTTVSVPGWVGAAIRDSSCAADRVGAGYAQTIGARLIHGRDVGPQDEGTPPRTALVNESFARFYFHGANPVGQLARFDDSSIVQIVGEIADVRSQSLDTTSAPSVERRIYIPYLYKSGTTKFAQPTELRLLVRTTGDPARLLPSVRRAITATDPAIVIDDLQTVPQLIRFSIRDERLVARLATGLGALALMLAAIGLFGVMSYSVGRRTTEIGVRSALGARRSVIAWMVLRDGLRPVAVGVVLGLPLSLLAVRLLEHHLNDISSDPASIAAAVAVLLVAAVAAVLVPVRRATRIDPIGALRDD; encoded by the coding sequence ATGTCACGCCTCGACGGCCTCCGCTATCGCCTCGGCGCGCTGCTCCATCGCTCGCGTCGGGCGCGCGACCGCGCGCGCGAAATGCAGTTCCACCTCGAGCTGGACGCGTCGCAGCGCGCGCACGCGGCGCACGGATCACTCTCGCCGCGCGACGCCGAGCTGGCGGCGCGCCGGCGCTTCGGCAACCTCACCTACCTGGGTGAGGAGGCGCGCGGCATGTCCGCGCCGGTCTGGCTCGACACCATCGAGCGCGACGTCCGCTTTGCCCTGCGCAGCATGCGACGCGCGCCGGGGATCACGACGGTCATCGCGCTGTCGCTCGCGCTCGGCATCGGTGTCAATGCGAGCATTTACTCGCTGATCGATGCGGTGCTGAATCGCGAGCTGCCGGTGAAAGATCCCGGCGCGCTCGTCATCGTCGGCGATCCGGGCAACGTGTATTCGCGGGGCCACGGGACGCCCGACGGCAAGTCGTACTCGTACCCGCTCTACCTCGACGTGCGCGGCGACGCGCGCGCCTTCACCGGACTCGCGGCGGTGGGCGAAGCGGGCCGCGTCGACGCGCGCATCGGCCAGCGCTCGGCGGAGTCCGAACATCCGGTTGGGCGAATGGTGAGCGGGAATTATTTCGCGGTGCTGGGCGTCGGCGCCGCGCTCGGCCGCACGTTCGACAGCACGGCGGACGCGCCCGGCGCGCCGCCCCAGGCGACGATCAGCTACGACTACTGGGTTAGGCGGTTCGGCAGGGATCCGGCGGTCGCGGGCCGCGACATCGTCGTCAACGGCGTGCGCCTCACGATCACCGGCGTCGCGGCGCGCGGATTCACAGGCGACGTCGTGGGGCAGTCCACGGACCTCTATCTTCCGGTCGCGCTCAACGACCGGATGCATCCGAACGTCCCGATCCTGCGCGACCGCCGCATGATGTGGCTGCTGCTCATCGGCCGCGCCAGGCCAGGCCTAACGCTGGACGAGGTGCGCGCCCGAACGACCCCGGCGGTGCGGTCGGCCGTTCTCGCCGCGGCCACGGCCGACGAGCTGGCGGAGATCAAGGATCGCGGGCTCACGATCGCGTTTGCGCCGGGTGCACGCGGCTTGTCCGGCGTGCGCGAAACGTTTCGCGCTCCGCTCATCGCGCTCATGCTCGGCGTCGCATTGCTCCTGTGCATCGTGCTGGTCAACGTCGCCAACGTGCTGCTGGCCCGCGGCCTCGCGCGCCGGCGCGAAATCTCGCTCCGCTTGTCGCTGGGTGCAGGCCACGCGCGTGTCGTCCGCCAACTCCTAACGGAGAGCGCCGTGCTGGCGGTCGTGAGCGCCGCGCTGGCGGTGGTCGTTGCCTGGTGGGGCAGCCGCATGCTCCTGCTCATGGCGGCGGATGGCGATGCGATCTCGCTCGAGGTCGGACCCAACGCGCACGTGATCGCGTTCACGCTCGCCGTCTCGATGGCCTCGGCGCTCGCATTCGGATTGATGCCGGCGCTCCGCGCGTCGCGTGTCGACCTCGCCTCCGTGCTGCGCACGACGGGCCGGTCGATCGCGCACAGCGCGCGCTTCGGCAGGACACTCATCGCCTGCCAGGTCGCGCTGTCGCTGTTGCTGCTGGTGGGCGCGTCGATCCTCACGCGGAGCCTGGTGAAGACGGAGTCGCAGCCGTTGGGCTTCGATCGCGACCACCTGATCGTGGCCGACCTGGACATTGCGACGCCGGGCTACGCGTCCGAGCGTCTCGCGAGCGCGGTGCACGCCTTGCACGACCGGGTGTCGTCGGTTCCGGGAGTCGCGCGTGTGACGTATTCGATGCTCGGCATTTTTTCCGGGAGCGAATGGCACACTACGGTCAGCGTCCCCGGCTGGGTCGGCGCCGCCATCCGCGACAGTTCCTGTGCGGCGGACAGAGTCGGCGCTGGATACGCGCAGACCATCGGCGCACGGTTAATTCATGGTCGTGACGTGGGACCGCAGGACGAAGGCACGCCGCCGCGAACCGCGCTCGTCAACGAGTCGTTTGCGCGATTCTATTTTCACGGCGCGAATCCGGTTGGGCAGTTGGCGCGATTCGATGATTCGAGCATCGTCCAGATCGTGGGCGAAATCGCGGACGTGCGGTCACAGTCGCTGGACACGACGAGCGCGCCCAGCGTCGAGCGCCGCATCTATATCCCGTACCTCTACAAGAGCGGGACGACGAAGTTCGCGCAGCCCACCGAGCTTCGGCTCCTCGTCCGCACGACGGGCGATCCGGCGCGGCTGCTGCCGTCGGTTCGGCGCGCGATCACGGCGACGGACCCGGCCATCGTGATCGACGACCTCCAGACGGTGCCGCAGCTCATCCGCTTTTCGATTCGAGACGAGCGCCTGGTCGCACGGCTGGCGACGGGACTCGGCGCGCTCGCACTGATGTTGGCCGCCATCGGATTGTTCGGCGTGATGAGCTACAGCGTCGGGCGCCGGACCACCGAAATCGGCGTCCGGTCTGCGTTAGGCGCGCGCCGCTCTGTCATCGCATGGATGGTGCTCCGCGACGGACTCCGTCCCGTCGCCGTCGGCGTGGTGCTCGGACTCCCGCTGTCGCTCCTCGCGGTGCGGCTGCTCGAGCACCACCTCAACGACATCTCGAGCGACCCGGCATCGATCGCGGCGGCGGTCGCCGTGCTGCTCGTGGCTGCGGTCGCCGCGGTGCTCGTCCCGGTAAGGCGGGCAACGCGGATCGA